A genome region from Candidatus Manganitrophaceae bacterium includes the following:
- the mraZ gene encoding division/cell wall cluster transcriptional repressor MraZ has product MFLLDFPGTWGILRGKWEKVGGNGGNGVFLGTFHHSLDSKGRLSIPVKFREILNTESNGTIIMTTDLDLCLAAYPMNEWQSFMEKARKLPTMDKGVKRFFRFLFSSASECFLDRQGRVLIPLNLREYAGLNGNAVVVGGGSKFEVWNPGKWEENEVLVSENAPQIQGALAKLGM; this is encoded by the coding sequence CTGTTTTTACTTGACTTCCCGGGAACTTGGGGTATACTTCGGGGAAAGTGGGAGAAAGTGGGAGGAAATGGAGGGAATGGGGTGTTTTTAGGGACGTTTCATCATTCGCTGGACTCAAAAGGGCGTTTAAGTATCCCGGTCAAGTTCAGGGAAATTTTGAATACTGAGTCCAATGGGACGATTATTATGACGACCGATCTTGATCTCTGTCTTGCGGCCTATCCGATGAACGAGTGGCAGTCATTCATGGAAAAAGCGAGAAAACTCCCGACGATGGATAAAGGGGTAAAGCGTTTCTTTCGGTTTTTGTTCTCAAGTGCTTCTGAGTGCTTCCTTGATAGGCAGGGTCGTGTCCTTATCCCCTTAAACCTTCGCGAATATGCCGGATTGAATGGAAATGCGGTCGTCGTCGGAGGCGGAAGTAAGTTCGAGGTCTGGAATCCGGGGAAATGGGAAGAGAATGAGGTTCTGGTTTCAGAAAATGCTCCCCAGATCCAGGGCGCTTTGGCCAAACTGGGTATGTGA
- the rsmH gene encoding 16S rRNA (cytosine(1402)-N(4))-methyltransferase RsmH, which yields MAIAGLGESSEKGESVHRPVLVKAVLEALACQPVPEKIYLDCTVGAGGHTEAILNQTAPYGRVIGLDRDDEILKIAEKRLSGFSDRLVMRQGSFCEMGQIIKDLHLSEVDGILFDFGVSSLQLDRAERGFSFQKPGPLDMRMDRGQKETAADWVNRLSQEELADVIWRYGEDRWSRRISSGIVRYRDEKGKIVRTEELEGIIWKAVPAKYRHGRIHPATRTFQALRIVVNQELEQIELGLAQAMSLMAVGGRLTVISFHSLEDRCVKQTFKKAVSPGLADREKRFINLYKKPLVAGPEEISQNPRARSAKLRCLERAA from the coding sequence ATGGCAATCGCAGGTCTGGGCGAAAGTTCGGAGAAAGGTGAATCGGTTCACCGGCCGGTTCTTGTCAAGGCCGTCTTGGAGGCCTTGGCGTGCCAGCCTGTCCCCGAAAAGATCTATCTTGATTGTACGGTTGGTGCGGGCGGCCATACGGAAGCGATTCTGAATCAGACGGCGCCTTATGGGAGGGTGATCGGTTTGGATCGGGATGATGAGATCCTGAAAATTGCCGAAAAACGATTAAGCGGTTTTTCTGACCGACTCGTTATGCGCCAGGGATCTTTTTGCGAGATGGGCCAAATTATTAAGGATCTTCATCTCTCTGAAGTGGACGGGATCCTGTTCGACTTTGGGGTCTCATCTTTACAACTCGATCGGGCGGAACGTGGATTCTCATTCCAAAAGCCGGGACCGCTTGACATGCGGATGGACCGGGGGCAGAAAGAGACCGCTGCGGATTGGGTCAATCGCCTTTCTCAGGAAGAGTTGGCGGATGTTATTTGGCGATATGGCGAGGATCGCTGGTCCAGGCGGATTTCATCCGGAATTGTTCGGTATCGTGATGAGAAAGGGAAGATCGTCCGGACCGAAGAGCTTGAAGGTATTATCTGGAAAGCGGTCCCTGCCAAATATCGGCACGGGAGAATTCATCCGGCCACCCGGACTTTTCAAGCCTTACGAATCGTTGTGAATCAAGAGCTGGAGCAGATAGAATTGGGCTTGGCTCAGGCCATGTCACTGATGGCCGTCGGAGGACGATTAACCGTGATCTCCTTCCACTCTCTGGAAGATCGCTGTGTGAAGCAGACATTTAAAAAGGCGGTCTCTCCAGGGCTGGCCGACAGAGAAAAGCGCTTTATCAATCTTTATAAGAAACCGCTGGTTGCCGGACCGGAAGAGATCTCTCAAAACCCGCGGGCCAGAAGTGCAAAATTGCGGTGTCTGGAACGGGCAGCATGA
- the ftsL gene encoding cell division protein FtsL, whose translation MKDLFSEEGAEKASHFLLIALGGGILILAFLSLWQRNQMVRIGYEIGRLQVQKKELVRIRKELFAEAETLSAMDRIEQIAMEQLGMKVPRPQQRVYVDRERVNTARIEVMRSIR comes from the coding sequence ATGAAAGATTTATTTAGTGAGGAAGGGGCTGAGAAGGCGTCCCACTTTCTGCTCATTGCCCTGGGAGGGGGGATTTTGATTCTGGCCTTTCTCTCTCTTTGGCAGAGGAATCAGATGGTTCGCATAGGATATGAGATTGGACGCCTCCAGGTGCAGAAAAAGGAGTTGGTCCGCATCCGGAAGGAGTTGTTTGCCGAGGCGGAGACCCTGAGTGCGATGGATCGGATTGAACAGATTGCCATGGAACAGCTCGGCATGAAAGTACCCCGGCCTCAACAGCGTGTCTATGTCGATCGAGAACGGGTCAACACAGCCCGTATTGAAGTGATGAGGTCCATTCGGTAA